The following proteins come from a genomic window of Coregonus clupeaformis isolate EN_2021a chromosome 2, ASM2061545v1, whole genome shotgun sequence:
- the LOC121533342 gene encoding leucine-rich repeat transmembrane protein FLRT1-like — protein sequence MAAESLAELRDWLFLLLLCLTLLAEMLELAAAAVAMEEGEEEFPCPSVCRCDEGFVYCNDRGLSMIPPLPLTATVLYLQSNQLANSGLPPSLERSSSIRVVYLYANQLDEFPIHLPPSLRELHLQDNNIRTLPRTTLARLPLLERLHLDDNSISTVSIQERAFSGTPRLRLLFLSRNHLSSIPAGLPASLEELRLDDNRINTIPTHAFRGLASLRRLILDGNLLANTRIADDTFSRMANLTELSLVRNALQAPPINLPSTHLLRLHLQDNGLIHVPRGTLDGMRRLQRLDLSGNNLTTLPRGLLRDTDGLELFLLRGNPWYCGCNLHWLQAWLYGRGAAVTVRGLTCHGPEAVRGQALRDISGLMDQCEGPPGGVNTVSSTTTTFPPTQGSMFTLRAMRPGLVMTLPPGGGEAGGHASHDTLELTVKPLSADSVQVTWLCPRPAPSFRLSWLRLGSSAALGSITETLVPGERQQYILTQLTPRSHYLICLLPLRSSSSHSGGSQRGPQQEKDTMDQSPVCAQIETGEALRPEGGDGGEDSNTEMAALPLAEIIGGATALVSLILIFGIFCWYGQRAGYVSGETDSYGVRGQRGVGVGKPYDDYVESGTKKDTSILEIRSPSFAMTPMTTHQPLQPKGGEDVTYVHTIFPSSHGNGTYRSNQSHNGIINQMGHTAGYRTNRGYREQGMIPDIDYTYT from the exons ATGGCTGCCGAGAGTCTGGCTGAGCTCCGTGATTGGCTCTTCCTGCTTCTCCTGTGCCTGACTCTATTGGCCGAGATGCTGGAGTTGGCGGCGGCAGCAGTTGCCATGGAGGAGGGCGAGGAAGAGTTCCCGTGCCCGTCGGTGTGCCGGTGTGACGAAGGCTTCGTCTACTGTAACGACCGGGGCCTGAGCATGATCCCTCCGCTACCGTTAACGGCTACCGTTCTCTACCTACAGAGCAACCAGTTGGCCAACTCCGGCCTGCCGCCGTCGTTAGAGCGCAGCAGTAGTATCCGTGTGGTCTACCTTTACGCCAACCAACTAGACGAGTTTCCTATACACCTGCCGCCATCGCTACGAGAACTACACCTGCAGGACAACAACATTCGGACGTTGCCACGCACAACGTTGGCCAGGTTACCATTACTAGAGAGGCTACACCTGGACGACAACTCCATCTCCACGGTGAGCATCCAGGAGCGGGCCTTCTCCGGCACGCCGCGGCTGAGGTTACTCTTCCTCTCCCGGAACCACCTGTCCAGCATCCCAGCCGGCCTCCCGGCTTCTTTAGAGGAGCTGAGGTTAGACGACAACCGCATCAACACCATCCCCACCCACGCCTTCCGGGGCCTGGCCTCACTGAGACGCCTGATCCTGGACGGGAATCTCCTGGCCAACACCCGCATCGCCGACGACACCTTTTCCCGCATGGCCAACCTCACGGAGCTGTCGCTGGTCCGCAACGCCCTGCAGGCCCCGCCCATCAACCTGCCCAGCACACACTTGCTGAGACTGCACCTGCAGGACAACGGGCTGATCCACGTGCCCCGGGGGACCCTGGACGGGATGAGGAGGCTGCAGAggctggacctgtcag GTAACAACCTGACCACTCTGCCCCGGGGGCTGCTGAGGGACACGGACGGCTTAGAGCTGTTTCTGCTCCGGGGGAACCCCTGGTACTGTGGCTGCAACCTGCACTGGCTCCAGGCCTGGCTGTATGGCCGCGGGGCAGCGGTGACGGTACGGGGCCTGACCTGCCACGGGCCGGAGGCGGTGCGAGGCCAGGCCCTCAGGGACATCTCTGGGCTCATGGACCAGTGTGAAGGCCCCCCAGGAGGGGTGAACACGGTCTCTAGTACTACCACCACCTTCCCCCCCACCCAGGGCTCTATGTTTACCCTCAGGGCCATGCGGCCGGGCCTGGTGATGACGTTACCACCGGGAGGAGGAGAGGCGGGGGGGCACGCCTCACACGACACTCTAGAACTCACGGTGAAGCCTCTGTCTGCGGACAGCGTGCAAGTGACGTGGCTGTGCCCACGGCCGGCGCCCTCCTTCCGGCTGTCATGGCTAAGGCTGGGCAGCAGCGCCGCTCTGGGTTCCATCACAGAGACGCTGGTCCCCGGGGAGAGACAGCAGTACATACTGACCCAGCTCACGCCACGATCACACTACCTCATCTGCCTGCTCCCCCTgcgctcctcttcctcccactctgGAGGGTCACAGAGAGGACCGCAGCAGGAAAAGGACACAATGGACCAGAGCCCCGTCTGCGCTCAGATTGAGACGGGGGAGGCTCTGCGCCCCGAGGGGGGAGACGGGGGTGAGGACTCGAACACAGAGATGGCAGCCCTCCCCCTGGCCGAGATCATCGGCGGAGCCACGGCCCTCGTCTCCCTCATACTCATCTTCGGCATCTTCTGCTGGTACGGCCAGCGCGCCGGGTACGTCTCGGGGGAAACAGACTCCTATGGGGTCAGAGGACAGCGCGGGGTCGGAGTGGGGAAGCCGTATGATGACTACGTGGAGTCCGGCACTAAGAAGGACACCTCCATCCTGGAGATCAGGAGCCCCAGCTTCGCCATGACGCCCATGACGACCCATCAGCCATTGCAACCCAAAGGAGGGGAGGACGTGACTTACGTGCACACAATCTTCCCCTCATCGCACGGTAACGGCACCTACCGGAGCAACCAGAGTCACAACGGCATCATCAACCAAATGGGTCACACAGCGGGCTACAGGACCAACCGGGGTTACCGGGAGCAAGGGATGATCCCGGATATAGACTACACCTACACGTGA